The genomic interval TGAGGACCTGGACACAGCGCAGCCCGGCACCGCGGACCTGGCCGCCCGCTTTGGGCGGGAGTTCGGCAGGCTTCCCGACGGCGTCTGGCAGGCACCGGGACGCGTTAACCTTATCGGCGAGCACACCGACTACAACGAGGGTTATGTGCTCCCGTTCGCGATCGACAAGACCGCCCGGGTGGCTGTCGCAGTCCGTCCGGACTCCATGGTCAGGCTCCTGTCCACGTATGGTGACCACGGCATGGTCACCGCCGACCTCGGCTCCTTGGACGCGGCTTCCGCCAAGGGCTGGACGAAGTATCCGCTCGGTGTGATGTGGGCGTTGCAGCAGCAGGGCATCACCGTTCCGGGGGTGGACCTGCTGCTCGATTCCAACGTCCCCCTGGGCGCCGGCCTGTCCTCATCGCACGCCATCGAATGCGCGGTCATCTCAGCCCTGAACGATTTGACGGGAGCGGGGCTTGAACCCGAGGAGATGGTCCTCGCCACCCAGCGCGCCGAGAACGACTTTGTCGGCGCCCCCACGGGCATCATGGACCAGTCAGCGTCGCTGCGCGGATCCAAGGGGCACGCGGTCTTCCTGGACTGCCGCGACCAGAGCGCTCAGCTGGTTCCCTTCGAAACAGAACCTGCAGGGCTGGTGATGCTGGTGATCGATACCAACGTCTCCCACTCCCATGCCGACGGCGGGTATGCCTCCCGCCGCGCGTCCTGCGAACTGGGCGCCGAGGTCCTGGGCGTCAAGGCACTGCGTGACGTCCGGATGGAGGACCTGGAAGAAGCCGCCGGCCTCCTGGACGAGGTCACCTACCGGCGCGTGCGCCATATCGTGACCGAAAACGACCGCGTGCTGCAGACCGTGGAGCTGCTGGCCAGTGCGGGCCCCGGTTCCATCGGCAAACTGCTGGACGCCAGCCACGTTTCCATGCGGGACGATTTCGAGATCTCCTGCCCGGAGCTGGATCTGGCGGTGGCCATCTCCCGCGCCAACGGCGCAATCGGCGCCCGGATGACCGGCGGTGGCTTCGGCGGGGCCGCCATCGCGCTCACCCCTGTGACGTCGGAGCAGCAGGTGCGCGCCGCCGTCGTGCGTGCCTTCGAAGAAGCCGGCTATACGGCCCCTGACATCTTCACGGTGACCCCGGCAGCGGGAGCCATGCGCATTTCGTAGCGCGGATACCGGAAAAAGAGGGCCCCGCCTGATGCGAAATGCATCGGTGGGGCCCTCTTCTTGTGAGTGGGATTACGACGGCGGATGCCGGGTTTTTTGTCAGTCCTCGCCGCGGAGGATGGCCAGGACGCGGATGATCTCCACGTAGAGCCAGACCAGGGTGACCGTCAGGCCGAAGGCCGCGGTCCAGGAGAAGCGCTGCGGTGCGCCGCTCTGCACGCCGGCTTCGATGCTGGTGAAGTCCATGACCAGGGAGAACGCGGCCAGGCCAATGGCGAGGATGCCGATGACAACACCAATGATGCCGCTGCGCAGGCCGAAGGGTTCCGTCGTCATACCCGTCATCATCATGACCAGGTTGACCACGGAGAACAGGCCGTAACCCACCAGGGCGATCATAAAGAACTTCATTGCCTTGGGAGAGGCGCGCACCTTGCCGCTCTTGAACAGGAGCAGCGTCACGGTGAACACGGACAGCGTGCCGATGACGGCCTGCAGGCCGACTCCCGGGTACATCAGATCGAGCACGCGGGTGAGGCCGCCGAGGAACAGGCCTTCGAGCCCGGCATAGGCCAGGATCAGGGCCGGTGAAGGCTGCTTCTTGAACGTGTTGACCAGTGCCAGGACGAAGCCGCCCAGCGCACCGACGATCATCAGGATGCTGGCCAGCCCCATGCTGACGAACAGCGTCACCGCGGCCCCGGCCAGCAGGACTCCGAGGCACGCCGCTGTCTTAACGATGACGTCGTCGTAGGTCATCCGGCCGGTGTCCGCGGGACCTGCGGCCGGCTGGTTGTACATCTGGCGCAGCTGCTCATCGGTCATGTTCTGCTGCTGGCCCCAACCGTTCTGGGGATCCATGACCTGGCCGGGAGCCCGCTGGCCATACTGCGCCTGTCCGTAGGGTGCCTGCGGGACACGCGGTGCCTGCGTTGCTCCACGGAAATTCTTTCCGTTGAAGATCGGGTTTCCGCCAAGTGCCATTGCTGGTGTCCTCCAAGTAAAGAGTTGAGTCGTGACTTACGACCCACGCTACCAATATCTACGTGCTCACGCCCCAATAAGTTCCCCGTCCATGGCGCCGAAACGCAACCGTGATGCATCCGATAGGACGGTCGCACGCGCCGCGGGGCCGCGCGTAGGCCCGGCCGCCCCCTGGGGAATACTGCTGATCAACAGAAGTTTCTTTGCGAACACTTTGCCAATGCGCCATGGCTGTAACGCAGTTGTTATGCGATCGCTACCAGAGCGCCTGCCCGCGGCCTAAAATTTGGCCCTGACGAGCTGTAACATAGGCCACACGCGGTGACGGATATCACAACCAGGCCCCCAACCTGCACGACAGCATCACCATCCGTCCCGTGACGTTTGCAGCGGTTGCAATGGCGCATCCCTGGCCACCCCACCCAAGTGGAGGATTTTCATTTTGAGAAGTACACCCAAAGGCTCGCCGCACAGACGGCCGGGCGGATTGCTGAAAGTGATAGGGGCCGTCTTTGCCTCTGTCCTGATGATCTTGCTCGTCGTCGCCCCGGCATCACAGGCCACTTCGCCGTCTCCGACACCATCCCCGTCGGCTACCAGTTCGCCGTTCAGCATCAGCGGATTCCTCCGCAACGCAGGGGCCCCACTGGCCGATGTCAAAATCAGTGTCACTGGCCAAGGGTTCGAAGGTTCCGCCACGTCGGCGGCCAACGGATCTTGGTCGATCAGCGTCCCGCAATCGGGTACGTACGAAATCGAACTGGATGAAGGAACTCTTCCCGAGGGAATCAAACTGGCAGATGGCCAGGAGAACCCCCGCCAGCTGACATTCGGCCAGACCTCCAACCAGACCACCATCTTCGCTTTCGGCGAAGGGATCGTCGTCCAGCAGGGCAATTTCGCGCAGGACCTGACGAACAGGCTCGTCGCTGGGCTCAGCTTCGGCCTCCTGCTGGCACTGGCTGCCGTTGGCCTCTCACTCATTTTCGGCAC from Pseudarthrobacter sp. SSS035 carries:
- the galK gene encoding galactokinase, producing MDTAQPGTADLAARFGREFGRLPDGVWQAPGRVNLIGEHTDYNEGYVLPFAIDKTARVAVAVRPDSMVRLLSTYGDHGMVTADLGSLDAASAKGWTKYPLGVMWALQQQGITVPGVDLLLDSNVPLGAGLSSSHAIECAVISALNDLTGAGLEPEEMVLATQRAENDFVGAPTGIMDQSASLRGSKGHAVFLDCRDQSAQLVPFETEPAGLVMLVIDTNVSHSHADGGYASRRASCELGAEVLGVKALRDVRMEDLEEAAGLLDEVTYRRVRHIVTENDRVLQTVELLASAGPGSIGKLLDASHVSMRDDFEISCPELDLAVAISRANGAIGARMTGGGFGGAAIALTPVTSEQQVRAAVVRAFEEAGYTAPDIFTVTPAAGAMRIS
- a CDS encoding Bax inhibitor-1/YccA family protein, producing the protein MALGGNPIFNGKNFRGATQAPRVPQAPYGQAQYGQRAPGQVMDPQNGWGQQQNMTDEQLRQMYNQPAAGPADTGRMTYDDVIVKTAACLGVLLAGAAVTLFVSMGLASILMIVGALGGFVLALVNTFKKQPSPALILAYAGLEGLFLGGLTRVLDLMYPGVGLQAVIGTLSVFTVTLLLFKSGKVRASPKAMKFFMIALVGYGLFSVVNLVMMMTGMTTEPFGLRSGIIGVVIGILAIGLAAFSLVMDFTSIEAGVQSGAPQRFSWTAAFGLTVTLVWLYVEIIRVLAILRGED